One window of the Leptospira koniambonensis genome contains the following:
- a CDS encoding LA_0442/LA_0875 N-terminal domain-containing protein, which yields MKLALFRFLLLFTFLLTPVVSLFAEMKTIYLKNGQVIRAEILQQTAASMTIKTADGKTIQLNKSEINTVSFNEPTKVQQEEKKPVQAEQTPTPQIIEVPKPLVNFHIDQLKRNDLEISFGLGAGRYSPETQELPVQVQNKMGLLSGTLPTVIDKPTHSPELSQTYGAIYTWKRWSGGITGSYLGNRSTYDSHSYASGMMHSTGSFPERQSSLKNELSFLAFTNDRFDLRPTIGYQHFWGQSQDTNLSTSYYIDTGLYLYSQGVMKFNETLKGYTIGLKATIRMGERWENRLEYHNLTLSGNQDGSIVSGLVPTNLSQLAFYRQDQNISWNANGFHLLYRLVYRVTPTISVYAGFQFYEWKYNLNSYQQYLYSSKDGLIGVDLSNPGAYLIQQKVMEAVGKTINSESRSAILEFGVMKRFEFISKI from the coding sequence ATGAAATTGGCTCTTTTTCGGTTCCTTCTACTATTCACCTTCTTATTGACCCCAGTTGTTTCTTTGTTTGCGGAAATGAAAACCATCTATCTAAAGAATGGCCAGGTCATTCGCGCAGAGATATTACAACAGACCGCGGCCAGTATGACGATCAAAACTGCAGATGGAAAAACGATACAACTAAACAAATCTGAGATCAATACCGTAAGTTTCAATGAACCTACAAAAGTTCAGCAGGAAGAAAAAAAGCCAGTCCAAGCGGAACAAACGCCTACACCACAAATTATAGAAGTCCCCAAACCTTTGGTAAATTTTCATATAGACCAATTAAAGAGAAATGATTTAGAAATCTCCTTCGGATTAGGAGCAGGGAGATATTCTCCTGAGACACAAGAGCTTCCGGTGCAAGTCCAAAACAAAATGGGATTGCTCTCCGGAACTCTTCCTACTGTAATCGATAAACCTACACATTCTCCTGAATTGTCCCAAACGTATGGAGCGATCTATACTTGGAAAAGATGGTCTGGGGGAATTACAGGATCCTATTTAGGTAATAGAAGCACCTATGATAGTCATTCTTATGCAAGTGGTATGATGCATAGCACAGGAAGTTTTCCGGAAAGACAAAGCTCTTTGAAAAACGAATTATCATTTCTTGCTTTTACAAACGACAGATTCGATTTAAGACCTACAATAGGATACCAACACTTCTGGGGACAATCTCAGGATACAAATTTATCCACGTCCTATTATATCGACACAGGGTTATATCTATATTCCCAAGGTGTAATGAAATTTAATGAAACTCTTAAAGGTTATACTATAGGACTAAAAGCAACCATTCGAATGGGAGAAAGATGGGAAAATAGATTAGAATATCATAATCTAACTTTATCAGGTAACCAGGATGGAAGTATAGTATCTGGACTTGTTCCCACAAATCTATCTCAGTTAGCATTCTACAGACAAGATCAAAATATTTCTTGGAATGCAAATGGTTTCCATCTTCTCTATCGATTGGTTTATCGAGTGACTCCTACGATTTCGGTTTACGCAGGATTTCAATTTTATGAGTGGAAATATAATCTGAATTCATATCAACAGTATCTTTATTCATCCAAAGACGGATTAATTGGAGTAGATTTGAGTAATCCTGGTGCTTACTTAATACAGCAAAAAGTAATGGAAGCTGTAGGCAAAACGATCAATTCAGAAAGTAGATCTGCGATCCTGGAATTTGGAGTGATGAAAAGATTTGAGTTTATTTCGAAGATTTAG
- a CDS encoding LA_0442/LA_0875 N-terminal domain-containing protein has translation MGSSNIRICFLIILLSSPVAELFAEIQTIYMRNGQILRGEVIQQTATTMQIKMEDGKVKQLNKKEIQRVSYKEPTVQEKRESEEKLKQLTAVVEEPPPPTPEVSKTPEPEINKTASPYAIDQVKRKDIELFFGAGLGTYRPPTESYLNQTSVKANILTGQLPPDHDSPSYKRGLAYSMGAIYYWKKFAFGISANHFGGETSERIKIYNPNASLQEIAGKFPEKQSSLKADISYLAYSNQRIDLRPSFGYSQFWGKTDDNNTISTGYNGNELTSFFKYHYYFLEKLKGPSIGLKTTVRQGERWEHRIELHYLMLSGAQYSNGTLSMFNPPNFFDYGVIRGSIQWDAKGFNFSYKLFYKWTPTISFWAGIQAFEWKYSLKSLDQSFDGLANIDNPSPVDQLVLINLLLTSTAKMTPATSKASSLEFGVMKRFELSQ, from the coding sequence ATGGGAAGTTCCAACATAAGAATCTGTTTCTTAATTATTTTATTATCTTCTCCCGTAGCCGAACTGTTTGCGGAAATACAAACGATCTATATGAGGAACGGGCAGATCTTACGCGGAGAAGTCATCCAACAAACTGCAACGACAATGCAGATCAAAATGGAAGACGGAAAGGTCAAACAACTGAATAAGAAAGAGATCCAAAGAGTTAGTTACAAGGAACCCACCGTTCAAGAAAAGAGAGAGTCGGAGGAAAAATTAAAACAACTAACCGCTGTAGTCGAAGAACCACCCCCTCCTACTCCAGAAGTTAGTAAAACGCCAGAACCCGAAATAAATAAAACTGCTAGTCCTTATGCAATTGACCAGGTCAAAAGGAAGGATATAGAATTATTTTTTGGAGCGGGCCTTGGAACATATCGCCCTCCTACCGAATCCTATTTAAATCAAACTTCAGTAAAAGCAAATATACTAACTGGACAACTTCCTCCTGATCATGATTCGCCCAGTTACAAAAGAGGTTTAGCTTATAGTATGGGCGCCATATACTATTGGAAGAAGTTTGCATTTGGCATAAGCGCAAATCATTTCGGCGGTGAAACATCCGAAAGAATTAAAATATATAATCCTAATGCTAGTTTGCAAGAGATCGCCGGAAAATTCCCCGAAAAACAAAGTTCCTTAAAAGCAGATATTTCCTATCTCGCTTATAGTAATCAAAGGATCGATCTAAGACCTAGTTTTGGTTATTCTCAGTTTTGGGGAAAGACAGACGATAATAATACAATTTCAACCGGCTATAACGGAAATGAACTAACTTCTTTTTTCAAATACCATTATTACTTCTTGGAAAAATTGAAAGGCCCATCTATCGGATTAAAAACTACAGTTAGACAAGGGGAAAGATGGGAACATAGAATTGAATTACATTATCTAATGCTTTCAGGTGCACAGTACAGTAACGGAACTTTGTCAATGTTCAACCCTCCTAATTTTTTTGATTATGGAGTAATCCGAGGAAGTATACAGTGGGACGCAAAAGGATTCAATTTTTCTTATAAACTATTCTATAAATGGACACCCACAATTTCTTTTTGGGCAGGGATCCAAGCATTCGAATGGAAATATTCTTTAAAATCATTAGATCAATCTTTCGATGGGTTAGCCAATATAGACAATCCAAGCCCCGTCGATCAATTGGTCCTTATAAATCTTCTGTTAACTTCCACAGCGAAAATGACCCCGGCCACAAGCAAAGCCTCCTCCTTAGAATTCGGAGTTATGAAAAGATTCGAGTTATCTCAATAA
- a CDS encoding ComF family protein, whose translation MRFLYFLRLLDFFFPLLCGICGREDFFSLKIGLCKRCNYAARTSKQLYRCNVCSSPLPDAEKVCEFCDSRNVFFTKVFSLRDRTDLLGELLNKLKSNNEYPVSIFLSLGIRKALRELKTLDLDACILLPSYSKNKIFNPDLRPFSPSGRLYEETRRILKIPLIDPLIKTSPERQAGKNFSERFFHAYSAWGIKSNWKDRCPSKILLLDDVFTTGASVNEACRILKKNGTKSVYVLTYLRVSD comes from the coding sequence ATGAGATTTTTATACTTTCTTCGGCTTTTGGATTTCTTCTTTCCTTTACTCTGCGGGATTTGCGGCAGAGAAGACTTCTTTTCCTTAAAAATAGGCCTTTGTAAAAGATGCAACTATGCTGCTCGGACTTCCAAACAATTATATCGATGTAATGTATGTTCTTCTCCCTTGCCTGATGCAGAGAAGGTTTGTGAATTTTGCGATTCCAGAAATGTATTTTTCACAAAAGTTTTCAGCCTGAGAGATAGGACCGACCTTTTAGGAGAATTATTAAATAAGCTGAAATCAAATAATGAATATCCTGTTTCTATTTTTCTTTCTTTGGGTATCAGAAAGGCATTGAGAGAGCTGAAAACATTGGATTTGGATGCTTGTATACTTCTTCCTAGCTATTCTAAAAATAAAATTTTTAATCCTGATCTCAGACCGTTCTCTCCAAGCGGCAGATTGTATGAAGAGACAAGGAGAATATTAAAAATTCCTTTAATAGATCCATTGATAAAAACAAGTCCGGAAAGACAGGCGGGCAAAAATTTCTCCGAAAGATTTTTTCATGCGTATTCTGCATGGGGAATCAAATCGAATTGGAAGGATCGTTGCCCTTCTAAGATATTATTATTGGACGATGTTTTTACTACTGGCGCAAGTGTGAACGAGGCATGCCGAATTTTAAAGAAGAATGGTACAAAGTCGGTTTATGTTTTAACCTATCTTAGGGTTTCGGATTAA
- the dinB gene encoding DNA polymerase IV, which translates to MIRKILHVDMDAFYASVEQRDNPSYRGKPIIVGGPPDSRGVVCAASYEARKFGVRSAMPCSQAARLCPSGIFVTPRFEAYRKVSSKIRQIFLEYTDLVEMLSLDEAFLDVTQNKKNIPYASEVAKEIRERIFEETQLTASAGVSINKFLAKIATDQNKPNGMTIVRPEQIEKFIDSLDVSVFPGIGKVTLKKMHELGIKKGKDLKEKSLEMLGQNFGKSGRWFFAVCRGLDDRPVEPYRERKSLGAESTFAKDLENGSDIFRELADIAEELERRLLQKPFPGKTITLKVKFSDFTQKTRSITEDYSYLDKNELYRIGSKLLEEFILGSGKSIFPIRLLGLSLSHPESKSSQIKSEDEEDLFPSLF; encoded by the coding sequence ATGATTCGAAAAATTCTACATGTAGACATGGACGCATTTTATGCTTCTGTAGAACAAAGAGATAATCCGAGTTATCGGGGCAAACCAATCATTGTTGGAGGTCCTCCGGATTCCAGGGGGGTGGTATGCGCTGCAAGTTATGAAGCAAGGAAATTCGGAGTTCGCTCTGCAATGCCTTGCTCTCAAGCTGCGAGACTTTGTCCTTCCGGGATTTTTGTAACTCCTCGTTTCGAAGCATACAGAAAAGTATCTTCAAAAATCAGACAAATTTTTTTAGAATACACGGACCTTGTGGAGATGTTGTCCTTGGACGAGGCATTTTTAGATGTCACCCAAAATAAGAAGAATATTCCTTATGCAAGTGAAGTTGCAAAAGAGATAAGAGAAAGAATTTTCGAAGAGACTCAGCTGACAGCATCGGCTGGAGTTTCCATCAATAAATTTTTAGCTAAAATTGCTACCGACCAAAATAAACCGAATGGAATGACAATCGTTCGTCCGGAGCAGATTGAAAAGTTTATAGATTCATTAGATGTTTCTGTATTTCCAGGGATTGGAAAAGTTACATTAAAAAAAATGCATGAACTTGGGATCAAAAAGGGAAAGGACCTAAAAGAAAAAAGCCTGGAGATGTTAGGCCAAAATTTTGGTAAATCTGGCCGTTGGTTCTTTGCAGTATGCAGGGGTTTAGATGATAGACCTGTAGAGCCTTATAGAGAAAGAAAATCCTTAGGTGCAGAATCTACGTTTGCTAAAGACCTGGAAAATGGCTCGGATATATTTAGAGAACTTGCTGATATCGCTGAAGAATTAGAAAGAAGGCTTTTACAAAAACCTTTTCCAGGAAAAACAATTACTCTCAAAGTAAAATTTTCAGACTTCACCCAAAAGACCAGGAGTATTACTGAAGACTATTCCTATCTGGATAAAAATGAATTGTACCGGATCGGATCTAAACTTTTGGAAGAATTTATATTGGGATCCGGTAAATCTATTTTTCCAATTCGCCTTTTAGGTTTAAGCCTTTCTCATCCAGAAAGTAAAAGTTCTCAGATCAAAAGTGAAGACGAAGAAGATCTGTTTCCTTCTCTATTCTAA